From the genome of Gorilla gorilla gorilla isolate KB3781 chromosome 4, NHGRI_mGorGor1-v2.1_pri, whole genome shotgun sequence, one region includes:
- the RAMP2 gene encoding receptor activity-modifying protein 2 isoform X3: MASLRVERAGGPRLPRTRVGRPAALRFLLLLGAVLNPHEALAQPLPTTGTPGSEGGTVKNYETAVQFCWNHYKDQMDSIEKDWCDWAMISRPYSTLRDCLEQFAELFDLGFPNPLAERIIFETHQIHFANCSLVQPTFSDPPEDVLLAMIIAPICLIPFLITLVVWRSKDSEAQA, encoded by the exons ATGGCCTCGCTCCGGGTGGAGCGCGCCGGCGGCCCGCGTCTCCCTAGGACCCGAGTCGGGCGGCCGGCAGCGCTCCGCTTCCTCCTCCTGCTGGGCG CTGTCCTGAATCCCCACGAGGCCCTGGCTCAGCCTCTTCCCACCACAGGCACACCGGGGTCAGAAG GGGGGACGGTGAAGAACTATGAGACAGCTGTCCAATTTTGCTGGAATCATTATAAGGATCAAATGGATTCTATCGAAAAGGATTGGTGTGACTGGGCCATGATTAGCAG GCCTTATAGCACCCTGCGAGATTGCCTGGAGCAGTTTGCAGAGTTGTTTGACCTGGGCTTCCCCAATCCCTTGGCAGAGAGGATCATCTTTGAGACTCACCAGATCCACTTTGCCAACTGCTCCCTGGTGCAGCCCACCTTCTCCGACCCCCCAGAGGATGTACTCCTGGCCATGATCATAGCCCCCATCTGCCTCATCCCCTTCCTCATCACTCTTGTAG
- the RAMP2 gene encoding receptor activity-modifying protein 2 isoform X2, which translates to MQRRREAAGAPSPLPLLQVWESSLLTPPDPKERGGDSNPDSDPGRPWRVLGATQPSPRNRSRFRGSGSCPASRAVLNPHEALAQPLPTTGTPGSEGGTVKNYETAVQFCWNHYKDQMDSIEKDWCDWAMISRPYSTLRDCLEQFAELFDLGFPNPLAERIIFETHQIHFANCSLVQPTFSDPPEDVLLAMIIAPICLIPFLITLVVWRSKDSEAQA; encoded by the exons ATGCAGCGGCGTCGAGAGGCCGCTGGAGCTCCCAGCCCCCTCCCTCTTCTCCAGGTCTGGGAAAGCAGCTTGCTGACCCCTCCAGACCCGAAAGAGAGAGGGGGCGACTCGAATCCGGACAGCGATCCTGGGAGACCCTGGAGAGTCCTGGGCGCCACGCAGCCGAGCCCCCGAAATAGATCCCGGTTCCGGGGTTCCGGGAGCTGTCCAGCCTCGCGGG CTGTCCTGAATCCCCACGAGGCCCTGGCTCAGCCTCTTCCCACCACAGGCACACCGGGGTCAGAAG GGGGGACGGTGAAGAACTATGAGACAGCTGTCCAATTTTGCTGGAATCATTATAAGGATCAAATGGATTCTATCGAAAAGGATTGGTGTGACTGGGCCATGATTAGCAG GCCTTATAGCACCCTGCGAGATTGCCTGGAGCAGTTTGCAGAGTTGTTTGACCTGGGCTTCCCCAATCCCTTGGCAGAGAGGATCATCTTTGAGACTCACCAGATCCACTTTGCCAACTGCTCCCTGGTGCAGCCCACCTTCTCCGACCCCCCAGAGGATGTACTCCTGGCCATGATCATAGCCCCCATCTGCCTCATCCCCTTCCTCATCACTCTTGTAG
- the RAMP2 gene encoding receptor activity-modifying protein 2 isoform X1 — translation MQRRREAAGAPSPLPLLQVWESSLLTPPDPKERGGDSNPDSDPGRPWRVLGATQPSPRNRSRFRGSGSCPASRGELREGGPTPARRREPRAPGAAVLNPHEALAQPLPTTGTPGSEGGTVKNYETAVQFCWNHYKDQMDSIEKDWCDWAMISRPYSTLRDCLEQFAELFDLGFPNPLAERIIFETHQIHFANCSLVQPTFSDPPEDVLLAMIIAPICLIPFLITLVVWRSKDSEAQA, via the exons ATGCAGCGGCGTCGAGAGGCCGCTGGAGCTCCCAGCCCCCTCCCTCTTCTCCAGGTCTGGGAAAGCAGCTTGCTGACCCCTCCAGACCCGAAAGAGAGAGGGGGCGACTCGAATCCGGACAGCGATCCTGGGAGACCCTGGAGAGTCCTGGGCGCCACGCAGCCGAGCCCCCGAAATAGATCCCGGTTCCGGGGTTCCGGGAGCTGTCCAGCCTCGCGGGGTGAGCTACGAGAGGGTGGGCCAACGCCGGCGAGGCGGAGGGAGCCGCGGGCGCCAGGCGCGG CTGTCCTGAATCCCCACGAGGCCCTGGCTCAGCCTCTTCCCACCACAGGCACACCGGGGTCAGAAG GGGGGACGGTGAAGAACTATGAGACAGCTGTCCAATTTTGCTGGAATCATTATAAGGATCAAATGGATTCTATCGAAAAGGATTGGTGTGACTGGGCCATGATTAGCAG GCCTTATAGCACCCTGCGAGATTGCCTGGAGCAGTTTGCAGAGTTGTTTGACCTGGGCTTCCCCAATCCCTTGGCAGAGAGGATCATCTTTGAGACTCACCAGATCCACTTTGCCAACTGCTCCCTGGTGCAGCCCACCTTCTCCGACCCCCCAGAGGATGTACTCCTGGCCATGATCATAGCCCCCATCTGCCTCATCCCCTTCCTCATCACTCTTGTAG